The following proteins come from a genomic window of Neoarius graeffei isolate fNeoGra1 chromosome 26, fNeoGra1.pri, whole genome shotgun sequence:
- the rhol gene encoding rhodopsin, like: protein MNGTEGPDFYIPMSNATGVVRSPHEYPQYYLAEPWVFTFLTIYMFFLILIGIPINSFTLCVTVMHKNLRTPIYYMLVNMVMADLLVILVSFPFTMHTTMHGYFVHGQVGCNFEGFFIVHGIQISVWSLVVLAVERCMMSCRPGTDIRFRRRFVVKGVGFTWLMAFSCSLPPLFEWSRYIPEGLQCSCGVDYYTMKPDIFNESYINYMFTVHLITPLTVISVCFGRLLCTFNNDAIDKNERDANFLTVVMTVGFFICWLPYASIGWHIFTNQGNAFSPFAMTVTSFFAKSSVLYTPFISICMDKQLRQCMIITLCQGKNPFAEDGASK, encoded by the coding sequence ATGAATGGCACAGAGGGCCCCGATTTCTACATCCCAATGTCCAACGCGACCGGGGTAGTGAGGAGCCCTCATGAGTACCCGCAGTACTACCTGGCTGAGCCGTGGGTGTTCACCTTCCTCACCATCTACATGTTCTTCCTTATCCTTATTGGTATTCCTATCAACAGCTTCACACTCTGCGTCACGGTCATGCACAAGAACCTGCGCACGCCAATCTACTACATGCTGGTGAACATGGTCATGGCTGACCTTCTTGTAATCCTGGTCAGCTTTCCTTTCACGATGCATACAACCATGCATGGATATTTTGTCCATGGACAGGTGGGATGCAATTTTGAAGGCTTCTTTATAGTCCATGGTATCCAGATCTCAGTGTGGTCCTTGGTAGTCCTGGCCGTGGAGAGGTGCATGATGTCCTGTCGACCTGGTACTGACATTCGCTTCCGCCGGAGGTTTGTTGTGAAGGGCGTTGGCTTTACCTGGCTTATGGCTTTCAGCTGTTCTTTGCCTCCTCTCTTTGAGTGGTCGCGTTATATCCCTGAGGGTTTGCAGTGCTCATGTGGTGTCGATTACTACACCATGAAGCCTGATATCTTCAACGAGTCCTACATCAACTACATGTTCACCGTGCACCTCATCACCCCGTTGACCGTCATCTCTGTGTGTTTTGGCCGATTGCTGTGCACTTTTAACAATGATGCGATTGATAAAAATGAAAGAGATGCCAACTTCTTGACAGTTGTCATGACTGTGGGGTTCTTCATCTGCTGGCTGCCATATGCTAGCATTGGCTGGCACATCTTCACAAACCAAGGCAATGCCTTTAGTCCCTTCGCCATGACAGTGACCTCCTTCTTTGCCAAGAGTTCAGTCTTGTACACTCCCTTCATTTCCATTTGCATGGACAAGCAGCTCCGTCAATGCATGATCATCACTCTATGCCAAGGAAAGAACCCTTTCGCTGAGGATGGAGCGTCAAAGTAA